One Spirochaetota bacterium DNA window includes the following coding sequences:
- the ptsP gene encoding phosphoenolpyruvate--protein phosphotransferase, which yields MRTVITGIIASPGIKIGRVYLYRGNNIIIPKYTIGEDQVEDELKRYHAALEKTKNDILDIQEQISKTLSRDMVDIFSSHLMVLEDPIVAEKVMRRIREEKRNAEWIINDISLDLIKGLGSIEDVYLRERIIDISDINKRLVNNLQKTTTESLKDLKEEVIVFATDLTPSDTAMMNKRYVLAFVTDSGGRTSHTAIMARALEIPAIVGTLNGTELVLDGDMVIVDAIHGKVVVDPTPDEIAEYTTYQEDLVQLEAELAKLTHLPSTTIDNEVIHIYGNIEIPEEMEMLRQHGAQGIGLFRSEFLFLDKALPDEERQFQAYKKVLEYFKPMPVTIRTLDVGGDKIYAYNKQSRERNPFLGCRAIRFSLENESLFRTQLRAILRASEYGNAKLMFPMISTIEEIIKARAIVHETMDELRREKVPFNREIPLGMMIEVPSAAINADKLAHYADFFSIGTNDLVQYTIAVDRISEKIAYLYNPLNLAVLRLLKSVVEIANSTGTPISICGEMAGEPKYTMLLLGLGLRNFSMGTAFMYQIKRMVRSVKISECEKLVEDLMDLETTIDIESHLIGYLNKKFPMMVF from the coding sequence TTACTGGAATCATCGCATCCCCCGGGATAAAAATCGGCAGGGTCTACCTGTATCGCGGCAACAACATTATCATTCCCAAGTACACCATTGGTGAAGACCAGGTCGAGGACGAGCTGAAGCGCTATCACGCTGCCCTCGAGAAAACGAAAAACGACATTCTCGATATCCAGGAACAGATATCGAAAACGCTTTCGAGGGACATGGTTGATATATTCTCCAGCCATCTCATGGTGCTTGAAGATCCCATCGTCGCGGAAAAGGTCATGCGGAGGATTCGCGAAGAGAAGCGCAACGCGGAATGGATCATCAACGACATTTCGCTCGATCTCATCAAGGGGCTCGGCTCCATCGAGGACGTTTATCTGCGCGAGCGCATAATCGATATTTCCGACATCAACAAGCGACTGGTGAACAATCTCCAGAAAACGACCACCGAATCGCTCAAGGATTTAAAGGAAGAGGTGATCGTCTTCGCGACGGATCTCACCCCCTCCGACACCGCGATGATGAACAAGCGCTACGTGCTCGCCTTCGTCACCGACAGCGGGGGCCGAACCTCGCACACGGCGATCATGGCGCGCGCCCTCGAGATACCCGCGATCGTGGGCACCCTCAACGGTACCGAGCTGGTGCTGGACGGCGACATGGTCATCGTCGATGCGATTCATGGAAAAGTCGTCGTCGATCCTACGCCCGACGAGATCGCCGAATACACCACCTACCAGGAGGACCTGGTACAACTCGAAGCCGAGCTCGCGAAGCTTACGCACCTCCCCTCGACCACGATCGACAACGAGGTCATTCACATCTACGGCAACATCGAGATACCCGAAGAAATGGAGATGCTGCGCCAGCACGGGGCCCAGGGAATAGGCCTGTTCAGGTCCGAGTTTCTATTCCTGGACAAAGCCCTTCCCGACGAAGAGCGCCAGTTCCAGGCGTACAAAAAGGTGCTCGAGTATTTCAAGCCGATGCCCGTCACCATACGCACGCTCGACGTGGGCGGTGACAAGATCTATGCGTATAACAAGCAGTCCCGCGAACGCAATCCGTTTCTTGGCTGCCGCGCGATCCGCTTCAGCCTGGAAAACGAATCGCTTTTCCGCACCCAGCTTCGCGCGATCCTGCGCGCGAGTGAATATGGCAACGCCAAGCTCATGTTTCCCATGATTTCCACCATCGAGGAGATCATCAAGGCGCGCGCAATAGTCCACGAAACCATGGATGAGCTCCGGCGGGAGAAGGTCCCCTTCAACCGGGAGATCCCGCTGGGCATGATGATAGAAGTGCCGTCCGCCGCGATCAACGCCGACAAGCTCGCGCATTACGCGGATTTCTTCTCGATCGGAACCAACGACCTGGTCCAGTACACCATCGCCGTGGACAGGATAAGCGAGAAAATCGCCTATCTCTACAATCCGCTGAATCTCGCCGTTCTAAGACTCTTGAAGAGCGTGGTCGAGATCGCCAACAGCACTGGTACCCCCATCTCGATTTGCGGGGAAATGGCGGGAGAGCCAAAGTACACGATGCTCCTGCTGGGCCTGGGACTGCGCAATTTTTCCATGGGCACCGCCTTCATGTACCAGATCAAGCGCATGGTGCGCTCGGTAAAGATCAGCGAATGCGAAAAGCTGGTCGAGGACCTCATGGACCTGGAAACCACGATCGATATCGAATCCCACCTTATCGGCTACCTGAATAAAAAGTTTCCCATGATGGTATTCTGA
- a CDS encoding class I SAM-dependent methyltransferase, protein MKLYHELAEYYFAIEEAHRNIQADLSLIRTITGANPDPTILDLGCGTGEHLGMLASRGFRCTGIDSSEDMLAIAGKRNQSPSISFLRQDMLSFDYYEQFDIVTCLFGSFDYLLDDADVDKVLWNTWRALKPGGAALFEVWNANPVREISSKPMSTVSMIRYKDRNIERRRGFALLTSAPRTIVEVRYVYLVACGDRSDTLRDKHVMRAFDRKEIERFVADNGFALKGMYSNSALDPYKDTSNKIIVHFVKE, encoded by the coding sequence ATGAAGCTCTACCACGAACTGGCCGAATACTACTTCGCGATTGAAGAAGCGCATCGGAACATCCAGGCGGACCTTTCTCTCATCCGTACGATAACAGGCGCAAATCCCGATCCCACGATTCTCGACCTTGGATGCGGAACCGGCGAACACCTGGGGATGCTGGCGTCGCGCGGATTCCGCTGCACGGGAATCGATTCGAGCGAGGACATGCTTGCCATCGCCGGGAAGCGGAATCAGTCCCCCTCGATCTCCTTTCTCCGCCAGGATATGCTCTCGTTCGATTATTACGAGCAATTCGACATCGTTACATGCCTCTTTGGCTCGTTCGATTACCTGCTCGATGACGCAGATGTCGACAAGGTGCTGTGGAATACATGGCGGGCGCTCAAACCGGGCGGCGCGGCGCTTTTCGAGGTGTGGAACGCAAACCCGGTGCGCGAGATATCATCGAAGCCCATGTCCACGGTTTCGATGATACGCTACAAGGACAGGAACATCGAGCGCAGGAGGGGATTCGCGCTCCTGACCAGCGCCCCAAGGACCATTGTCGAGGTCCGCTACGTGTACCTGGTCGCCTGCGGGGACAGGAGCGATACGCTGCGCGACAAGCATGTCATGCGCGCATTTGATCGAAAGGAAATAGAACGTTTCGTCGCCGATAACGGGTTCGCACTCAAGGGAATGTATTCGAATTCTGCGCTCGATCCTTACAAGGACACCTCGAATAAAATCATAGTACATTTCGTGAAGGAATAA